The Pectobacterium sp. A5351 genome contains the following window.
TGATCCATCACAGGCTGGCTGGCCTGCTTGTTCGTCACCAGCGTAATCTCAGGACGTTTGTCCATACCGATACCCGTTGCAACGACCGTTACACGCAGTTCATCATTCATTTCTGGGTCAAGCGACGTACCGATTACGACTGTCGCATTGTCAGACGCGAATGCACGGATGGTGTTACCCACCGTCTCGAATTCATCCAGACGCAGGTCAAAGCCCGCCGTGATGTTGACCAGCACGCCACGCGCGCCGGACAGATCGATGTCTTCCAGCAGCGGGCTGGAGATCGCCATTTCAGCGGCTTCTTCTGCCCGGTCTTCACCGCGCGCCACGCCGGAACCCATCATGGCATAACCCATTTCGGACATCACGGTACGCACGTCAGCAAAGTCGACGTTCATCAGACCCGGACGGGTGATCAGCTCGGCGATACCTTGCACCGCGCCTTTCAGCACATCGTTTGCCGCACCAAAGGCATCCAGCAGGGAAATGCCGCGTCCCAGCACTTTCAACAATTTGTCGTTTGGAATGGTGATCAGCGAATCGACGTGCTTAGACAGCTCGGCGATACCCTGCTCCGCAAACGCCATACGCTTTTTGCCTTCAAAGTTGAAAGGTTTGGTCACCACAGCGACAGTCAGAATGCCCAGGTCTTTTGCGACTTCGGCCACAACCGGCGCAGCACCTGTCCCCGTGCCACCGCCCATACCTGCGGCGATAAACACCATGTCCGCACCTTCCAGGGCTGAACGCAGCGCTTCGCGATCTTCTTCAGCCGAGTTACGGCCGACTTCCGGGTTAGCGCCTGCGCCCAGACCTTTTGTGATGCCACTACCGATCTGAATCGTCTGGCCGACAGCCGTTTTACGTAATGCCTGCGCATCCGTGTTAACCGCGAAGAATTCGACGCCTTCGATGCGCTCACGCACCATGTGTTCAACGGCATTACCACCGCCGCCACCGACGCCGATGACTTTAATCACCGCGTCGTTGGTTAATTCCATTGGTTCAAACATAATTTCTCTCCGTTTGTGCCTGTAACTGCGAGATCATAAAACTGTGCCAGGTGATCTCTTTGATAACATTAAAATTCTTTCCTCAACCAGCTGTTGATTCGTTTGAACCAGTTGCTCACTGAGGCTCGTTTTTCGACTTCATGCTCACCGCCCAGATGAGATTCTTTTCCGTAATGCAGCAACCCAACCGCCGTTGAGTAATAAGGCTCTTGGGCATAATCCGTCAGCCCTGTTATATTCATCGGTTGTCCAATACGCACCTGTGTATGGAACACACGCTGCGCACAAGCCGCCAAACCGTCTATTTGCGCGGCACCGCCCGTCAGCACAATTCCTGCTGCCAGATGGTGTTTCACGCCTTGTTGACGCAACTGCTCCTGCAACTGTAAAAGTTCATCGTTCACCAGATTCAACAGTTCGGTGTAACGTGGTTCAATCACTTCCGCCAGCGTCTGTCTTTGCAGACTGCGGGGTGGACGTCCTCCAACGCTCGGGACTTCCACATTCTCATCCTTGCCGACGATCGCGCCTAATGCGCAACCGTGGCGCACCTTGATCGCTTCGGCATCCGTCGGCGGCGTACCAAATGCGTAGGCAATATCGCTGGTAACCACATTGCCCGCATACGGAATCACTTTAGTGTGTCGCAATGCGCCGCCGGTGTAGACTGCGATATCCATTGTACCGCCACCAATATCAACGACACACACGCCCAGCTCACGTTCGTCTTCAGTCAGCACAGCATAACTGGAAGCCAGTCCCGCAAAAATCAGCTGGTCGACCTTTAAGCCGCAGCGTTCAACGGCTTTAACAATATTCTTTGCCATGTCGTTATGGCAGGTTATCAGGTGGACTTTCGCCTGCATGCGCACGCCGGATAAGCCAACCGGGTTTTTAATCCCTTCCTGATAATCGATCGCGTACTCTTGTGGAATCACATGGAGAACACGATGTTCATCACGCACGCGCACGGATTTAGCGGTATGCACCACGCTTTCCACGTCGTCCTGCGTAACCTCTTCTTCTGAAATAGGCACCATCCCTATTTCATTCTGGCAGCTGATATGTTTTCCCGACAGCGCCAGATATACGGAGGAGATCTGGCAGTCTGCCATCAACTCAGCCTGATCAATAGCGCGCTGAACACATTTAACGACTGATTCCAGATCGTTTACGCCGCCTTTATCCATACCGCGTGACGGGCAACTGCCCACGCCAATAATATTGACCATGCCATCGGGCAGAACTTCCCCTACCAGCGCAGCCACTTTTGCTGTACCGATTTCCAGCCCAACTACCAGTTTTCTGTCCGTCGACTTGATCATTGTTGTTTAGCCTGTGCCTGTTTCTGGTTACTGTTTTGTTGCTGATCAATGTCTTGTTACTGACCAACTCGTTGCCGATCAACATTTTGATTTTGTTGATCAAGCAAGGCTGGAGCCCAACCTATCGCGGCCCCGCTGTCGTACCGCAAGTCCACATGGCTGATACGTTTGTTTTCGCTCTGAGCCTGCCGCTGTAACAGCGGATACAGCTCGATAAAGCGTTGCAGACGTTTGGCTCTATCATCTCGCCCCAATTCAAGGCGAGTATCATCGTCTAACCCCAGTTGCCAGGAATGCCGCGCACTCATCACCACTGTCTTTAATGTAAACTTCCCGGCGGCTAAGGTCTGACTCATTGTGCGATAGCCTTCCAACACTTCTGTCTCACTGCCTTCCGGGCCATACAGCAACGGCATCTTGCGATTGCCAATACGTTCGGCAGGTACACTGAACGAATTTCCTTCCGCATCAACCATTAGCTGATCATTCCAACGTGCTACCGGAACATATTCAACCAGATGAATCTTTAATTCATCTGGCCACTGCTTACGCACACTGGCCTGTTTTATCCACGACAAACGTTCAATCTGCTGCTGGATCACATTCACATCCTGTGTCATGAATGTGCCCGGCGACCCCAACGACAAAATGGCCTGACGGATATCGTCGTTGGTGGTGAACTGCCTTTCCCCTGTTACAGCCATGCGGGAAAGCGGTAAACGGCTGGCATCTTTCATCCATCCCACCACCATCCAGCTTCCCCAGACGATAGTCCCTATCACCATCAGCAGGAAAATCATCCCTGCCAGTTGGCCTCCATTACTGCGACGTGTTCCTTTCGTTTCAGGCTCTCGTCCGCGTGTATTCAGGGCTGCCTGGGACATATCAGCCAGCAAGCTCCAAAATTTTCACGACCAGTTGCGAGAACGTCAGGCCACGCTGACGCGCCGCCATAGGAACCAGACTGTGGCTCGTCATCCCCGGAGACGTATTTACCTCAAGCAGATAGAAGCCACCGTCGTTATCCAACATAAAATCGACGCG
Protein-coding sequences here:
- the ftsZ gene encoding cell division protein FtsZ, translated to MFEPMELTNDAVIKVIGVGGGGGNAVEHMVRERIEGVEFFAVNTDAQALRKTAVGQTIQIGSGITKGLGAGANPEVGRNSAEEDREALRSALEGADMVFIAAGMGGGTGTGAAPVVAEVAKDLGILTVAVVTKPFNFEGKKRMAFAEQGIAELSKHVDSLITIPNDKLLKVLGRGISLLDAFGAANDVLKGAVQGIAELITRPGLMNVDFADVRTVMSEMGYAMMGSGVARGEDRAEEAAEMAISSPLLEDIDLSGARGVLVNITAGFDLRLDEFETVGNTIRAFASDNATVVIGTSLDPEMNDELRVTVVATGIGMDKRPEITLVTNKQASQPVMDHRYQQHGMTPLAQEKPAAKVVNDQNPQTNKEPDYLDIPAFLRKQAD
- the ftsA gene encoding cell division protein FtsA; the protein is MIKSTDRKLVVGLEIGTAKVAALVGEVLPDGMVNIIGVGSCPSRGMDKGGVNDLESVVKCVQRAIDQAELMADCQISSVYLALSGKHISCQNEIGMVPISEEEVTQDDVESVVHTAKSVRVRDEHRVLHVIPQEYAIDYQEGIKNPVGLSGVRMQAKVHLITCHNDMAKNIVKAVERCGLKVDQLIFAGLASSYAVLTEDERELGVCVVDIGGGTMDIAVYTGGALRHTKVIPYAGNVVTSDIAYAFGTPPTDAEAIKVRHGCALGAIVGKDENVEVPSVGGRPPRSLQRQTLAEVIEPRYTELLNLVNDELLQLQEQLRQQGVKHHLAAGIVLTGGAAQIDGLAACAQRVFHTQVRIGQPMNITGLTDYAQEPYYSTAVGLLHYGKESHLGGEHEVEKRASVSNWFKRINSWLRKEF
- the ftsQ gene encoding cell division protein FtsQ; amino-acid sequence: MSQAALNTRGREPETKGTRRSNGGQLAGMIFLLMVIGTIVWGSWMVVGWMKDASRLPLSRMAVTGERQFTTNDDIRQAILSLGSPGTFMTQDVNVIQQQIERLSWIKQASVRKQWPDELKIHLVEYVPVARWNDQLMVDAEGNSFSVPAERIGNRKMPLLYGPEGSETEVLEGYRTMSQTLAAGKFTLKTVVMSARHSWQLGLDDDTRLELGRDDRAKRLQRFIELYPLLQRQAQSENKRISHVDLRYDSGAAIGWAPALLDQQNQNVDRQRVGQ